tcttgattagtaagggtggcaGGAGAATAATCTTAGGCATGACAAGATTAAATATGaggcgtgtttgatggctctgggcctgtattcactggaaattagaatgagggaggatcccattgaaacctaccaagtactgaaaggcctggacagagtggatatttcctataatgtgggagtctaggactggaagtcacaaggatatccctttagaacagcgggtgggtggtgaatctatggaattccttttcatagacagctgtggaggccaaaacattgggtatatttaaagtggaggttgataggttcttgggccatcaaaggttatggggagaaggcaagttgagaaggataataaatcagccatggtggaatggcagaacagactcgatgggcagaatggcctacttcaaTCTCTCATAGTCTCATACTTAAACAGAAgtcgataggtttttgattagtaagggagttgATTAGGTTAATTATgcagaggtacagaggagatgttagaggtaagcttttttttcgcagagagtggtgagtgcgtggaacaggctgccggcgacgatggtggaggcggatacgatcgggtcctttaagagactcctggataggtacatgggctatgggtaaccctaggtaatttctaacaagttcggcacagcattgtgggccgaagggcctgtattgtgcagtaggtttcctatcttctatgttctaaacccaCCAAATACTgcaaggcctagagagagtggaggtTTTCAATAATatgtgagtctgggaccagagggcacagactcagaatagaagtatctccctttagaacagagatgaggaatttctatagccagagggtgatgaatccgtggaattcctGGCCATAGACTGCTCTGGAGGCCAAGCCACTGGGTAGGAAGCAGAGGTTGGCGGGGACttatttgtgggggggggggcggggagtcgAAGGTTACAGTCAGGAGGCAGGGGAATAGAGACgggagggaaaataagtcagccatgattgaatggtggagcagacgggTTGAAAGGCCGAATACTGCTCCTGTGTGTTATGACGGCCTCCGAGAGGGACCCCAACCCCGTCACGGTCCGGGGGCATGGATACCTCAACGACCCGgagagctgtgctggctggagtcagggcttcgtgctttggctcttggtaagggtCGCTCatgccaaaaaggtcaaagggtaggggccagactaagagtggtccaccaggttcagctcagggctgactGGTcagacaaaactgttacggaaacaagaatgaagaatccttctatatctgagagCGACGGTGTtcccgagtctccacccgggacttgcgtgactgacaggagtgaaaaccgGGAGGGAGCggctgacacgatgaaggaagccgtgaacgccaccagagatggaggaccttcaaatGCCAGTGGGGTAACGGACAGCAAGTCTTACGAAGAAGGGTCTAAGGCAAAGGGAAGCTTCAGACCGAAAGCGGTTCAACAAGAAAGTTGGGTTTCGTGGGAGACATGAGAGACGGCAGACGCTGGGATGCTGAGCAGCACGCTGATGGGGGAGCTCGGCAGGTCGAGCGGCATCTGTGCGGGGAAGGGAAACCCTGCAGGGGGATCCAAAGCAACAATTCCCTTTATTTTCTGGCTCAGTGACCACACCACAGCGAAGTCAGCGGCACTGCAGTGCGAGGGATCGAAATGAGTGACAGCGGAAGCCGAGAGTTTCTCCGAGCAGGCCGTTTGTTGCCCTGAGTggggagggagctgggggagcgGGGAGACGCGAGGAGATGGAGGGGCAATAGTGTAGGTGGGCCAGTGATTGATAAAATTTCGAACCGGGGAGCTTGTGTGACCGTACCTGAGAGGCCATGCGCAGTTTGGATCAACTTACAACTGAGTGACCACTTTACTAagcacaggagtggaacccggcgTGATATTCTGCGGCTGtcgcccgtccacttcaaggctcgacgtgttgtgcgttcagagatgctcttctgctcaccgCTTGTTCtaacttgtggttatttgagttactgtcactttgaaccagtctggccattctcctctgacctctctcattaacaaggcgttttcggcCACAGAGcggccgctcactggatgttttttgcttcTCACACCAGCTCTAGAGACTGGTGTTCATGACAGTCCCGGGAGAgcggcagtttctgaaatactcaagccaccccatctggcaccgacaatcattccccccccccccggtcaacCTCACTGAGATATTTCTTCCCcaattctgatgcttggtctgaacaacagctgaacctcttgaccaggtctgcgCGCTTtaatgcatcgagttgctgccacatgattggctgattagatgtttgcattaatgagcaggtgtacagctgaacctcttgaccatgtcggcgtGCTTTAGTGCGTTGAGTGGCTGCCGCGTGATTGGCTGgttagctatttgcattaacgagcgggtgtacaggtggccactgagtgtattttcaaAAGAGGAGGATACCGACATCAGTGGTTGttcagaagagattcactcggCTTATTTCTCGGTCCCTCTAATGAGCAGCCGAAAAAATTACGCCTGTGTTCTTCggcgtttagaagaataaagagcAATCTGGTCGGAACGTTCATGATCCCGAGGGAGGCAGTGACAGGGTGGGTGCGGAGATGTTCTCTCCAGTGGAAGGGTCTGGGTTACAGGGACAGAGATGCAAGATTAGGGGTTGTCATTTAAAACCGAGGCATGTCGGATTTCCTCGCAGCGAGGAGGAAATCTCTGGAATTTgaaggcggggcgggggggggggtggtatggAGGCCgaatattaatattaatacactttagtttgttatttatttgcgattcatctgtagattttatccttcataagttatcatgtgttatgtgtactactgtgctttacacccaggTTCAGGGAAATGTCTCATTTCTGTAgacgttatatggttatatatgttatatacactGTGTATAGCTGAATGACTATAAACTCCACTTGATTTCTGCAAACCACAGACTCGAGAAAGTCTTCAGATGCCGGAcatccacagtaacacacacaaaatgctggagggattcaacaggccaggcagcatccacggtcgacgtttcgggccgagacccttcttcgggaccgAGAAGGAAGCGGCAATGGAAATGAAAAGatagttgaagtttcgggccgagacccttccacggcgctggaaaggaaggggggaggggggagttgccggaattaaaaggtgtgggggaagggaaggagggctcgctggaaggtgatgggtgaagccaggtgggtgggaaaggtcaagggctgcagaagaaagagtctgacaggagatgagagtggaccacgggaggaagggaaggaggagggaacctagggggaagtaataggcaggtgagaagaagtaaataGTCAGAGTGGGGGTAAAAGGAAGGGCGGTCGGGGTATCTGTTCGTGCCTTcgggttggaggcttcccagatggaatataaggtgttgttcctccaccccgagggtggcctcatcttcgcACAACAGGAGCTCATGGACTGACACGCCGGAACGAGAGCGGGGATCGGAATTAAGATGTTCGGCCACTCTTGGCAGATGgcgcggaggtgctcaacgaagcggccCCCCAATTTGCGACGGGTCTCATTAATGCAGGGGAGGCCACATGGGGAGCACCGGCCGCAATGGACCACCCCAGCAGATgcgcaggtgaagtgctgcctcgcctggagggactgtttggggccctgaatggaggtgagggaggaggtgaatgggcagctagcagggataagtgccgggagggagattagtggggagggacgaatggaccacGGAGGGAGGGAAAGCGGAAGCAGGAGGGGAGGGTAAAGATATTTTTTTAGTAAAGATACATTCATTGCAGATGCTCAGAAGAGAAATGAGACAACTTTAGTGAAAGATTGGGGAGCTGGCACAGGGGAGAGGGATGAGGATTCCGACAGGTGAGCCATTAATAGTGCCACCAGCCAACGCCGGCTCCTATTTTTCGTACATTCACGGCCCcctgtgtgtgagtgggaggagaggggcttgttttgctgtcttcgtagggtttggagggttGCGTGCCTCGATGACCCGGAGATCTCTGCTGGCTggggtcagggccttgtgctttgactcctggtagggtcacccaagccaagcagggtcaaagggtagagggcagactaagagtggtccaccggccctccaggttcggggctgacaaccccgactggtcaaacaaaactgttacggaaacagcaaggaagaatccttctacatctgagagcgacggtattcctgagtctccacccgggacttgcgtgaCCGACAGGAGTGAAAactaagaggaagctactgacacgacgaaggaagccctgaaccccCCCGAGATCCAAAACAGACACAGGGACggaggaccttcatcgctgccctGAACGCCAGTGGCATAACGGGCCGTAACTCACTTCGCCGTTGCTTGCGGGCACGCCATGCTGGGAGCGGAACGATGTGGCGACTCTCGCAGGCCGCCCCCAGCGCACCCCCGGGTCGTGTCGGTCGTTGCGGCAAACGGCGCGTTTCCCTGTCCGCTTTGACGTACACGCGAGAAATAAATCGGAATTCGAGTCCCCTCCCTCAAAACCCCCCACCGAAAACTATAGGACACCCCAAGCGGAGAGGGCGTCAGCGTGACGCGGCTGAAACGAGCAGGCCGGACAGCCCTCCCGACGttccccccaccctccggcagGGACCCTGCGCCCATGTCCACACAGTGAGTGGTTAAACTAGCAGCTCTACAAGACACTGCAACAACACCCGTTTCTTTGCCGATATTTTTTTTTCGCTCTGTTAAACCTGTACACGCTTAAgttaatgtttaaaaaaaactcccgCGGACGGAGTCAGGTCAGTTCTCGCATGGTCACTTTGCAGATGATTCGGGAACGCCGGGGAATGCACTCCAGGTCGAAGTGGCTCTCGTAAACGGTGGGGGAGAGCTTCCAGCGGTTGCCCCGGTAGAGACCCAGGTAGGTGTAGGCGTCGGGCTTGAAGGAGAGCGGGCACTTGATGCCCAGCGAGCGGATGGCAGAGTCTAGGCTCACCACCTGTGCCAGGTCGGTGAAGTCGTCACCGGGGATGCAGATCACGTGCTTGGCGCCCGAGGAGGGGCAGAAGGGGCTGACCTTGGCGGCCGGCAGCTTGCCGTCCAGCACCGCCCGGGCGATGCGCCCCCAGGCCTGGTCGACCTTGAAGCCCGTGTCCAGGTGCATCAGCCACTTGCCGCTCAGCACCCTGCGGTTCAGCGCCAGCTCACTGACCGTCTCGAAGGTGACGGGCCGGCCGCTGGACAGCAGCCTCTCCCAGTCCTCCTGCAGGCCCTCGGCGTCGCCCTGCTCGGCCGGCGGCGAGCAGGTGGGCCCGTAGACGGCGATCCAGCCCACGGGCTCGCCCCCCAGCCCCGGCGCCCCGTACCGGAAGGTGCGGGAGGGCCGGTTGCTGTCCAGCCAGTCGTCGAACTCGGCCCGCGGGGTCTTGCGGCCGTCGAAGACCACCCAGGGGTCCATGTCGGCCGCCATCGACTCCGCCGCGTAGTCGACCGCCTCGCGGGGCTCCCCGGCCgcatccccctcctcctcctcctcgtgGTCACTCATCCCGCTGGCCTCCAGGCGGTGGGTGTCCTGTGTTAAAGGGAGTGGGAGACAGTGAGCCATGGGCTTTTGGTGGAGGGGGGGGTGGGAGCTGCCGCCTGCTCTGTCCTGTCAGACAGCAGGTCCTCACTCACCCCTCCTCCCgttctcttgacctcacaatacaCCTCATTGTGACTTTGCACCTTCCTGTCTGCCTGCCCCCGTACTTCCCCTGTCTTGTCTTCTGCagggcgtacctaataaagtggccactgtctcCCAGTTCCCCATCAAGTTCAGGCTCAgaaacatcaaatgctcctcatcccTTAGGCCTTCCATAGATTcgcagagtcatacagcacagaaacaggcccttcggcccatctcatccatgctgaccaaggttccCATCTCATCTGAGCCGCTCTCACGATCCGCTTTTGGCCCAGATCCGGCTAAATCCTTCCAATCCATGCAAGAGTCTTGGAAAAGTCATACCTATCCCAACTCACTTCTGGGTAGCTTGTTCAATAATGCGCCCCCAGCCCCCACGTAAAGAAGTTGCTCCTTGAGAatcagcctcaagacccacaccaccaaaaacagttactaccctcaaccttcaggttcttgaacagaagggaataactacactcatctattgagattttcccacaaccaatgatctctctttaaggactctttatctcatgctctcattatttactgccatttctttataattgcatttgcacagttttgttgtcttctgcactctggttgatctttcgttgatcctgtttacagttactattctatggatttgctgactatgcctgcaggaaaatgaatctcagggttgtatgtggtgacttgtatgtactctgataataaaatttactttgaactttgtttagaGACACAGGGCTTTCCAACGAGCCCAATTAcgcccatatgaccaattaacccactaacctagcaaggcacacaaaatgctggaggaactcagcaggccaggcagcctctatggaaaagagtaaacagtcgacgtttcgggctgagacccttcaacaggacataCTAAGCTAGACTATTTTCTcctggagagaaaattaaaaaatctgaggtgcaaagggacttgggagtccttgagcaggattctcTAGAGGTCACCTTTAGGGTGGTGAATGCAATTTCACATCctttttgagaggactggaatatgaaAGCAGGGATGTAACATTCAGACTTTATGacgcactggcgaggcctcacttgggagtttTAGGCTCCTTTTCGGAGGAAGAATGCGCTTGACATGACAAGGAGGGTCGTGAAagtgattccgggattgaaaggcttgtcacgtaaagagtgtttgatggctctgggcctgtactcattggattttgcaagaacgaggggtgacctcatcatcaaaacctatcgaatgttgaaaggcctcaacaaagtggatgtggagaggatgtttcctatgtgggtgaagagtctaggactagaggacacagcctcagaatagagggacgttcctttacaacacagatgaggaggaatttcttcagagggtgatgaatctgtggaatttgttgccacaggtggctgtggaggccaagtcatcggggatatttaaggcagagcttgatagattcttgattagtcagggcatggggggatacggggagaaggcaggagattggggctgagagggaaaatggatcagccatgatgaaatagcagaggagactcgacgggccaaatggcctcattctcctcctatatcctatggtcctAAAACTGTTCATCAtggaggaggaaacccacacgagtACAGGAAGAAACTCCAGTGGCAAGAAATGGACCTGGCTCATTCTGCATTTGTTTCTGTTTTACCCTGTTcattgtatgaacagtatacataCAGTTTACACCGCGACAGTAATTAACCAGTGTAATCCAGTGCACAACTTTGAGTTTACACTGTGACAGTAATTAACCAGTGTAATCCAGTGCACAACTTTGAGTTTACACCGCGACAGTGATTAACCAGTGTAATCCAGTGCACAGCTTTGAGTTTACACTGCGACAGTGATTAACCAGTGTAATCCAGTGCGCAAACTTTGAGTTTACACTGTGACAGTAATTAACCAGTGTAATCCAGTGCACAGCTTTGAGTTTACACTGCGACAGTGATTAACCAGTGTAATCCAGTGCGCAACTTTGAGTTTACACTGTGACAGTAATTAACCAGTGTAATCCAGTGCGCAACTTTGAGTTTACACTGTGACAGTAATTAACCAGTGTAATCCAGTGCACAACTTTGAGTTTACACTGCGACAGTAATTAACCAGTGTAATCCAGTGCACAGCTTTGCGGTTGAGATCCTCCCcgcatcgggtggcaacctttcGCGTTCGtcttagttttttaaaaaacgagGCCGAGTCGCTGGCTCGACGCTCAGCAAGGCGGGTGGAAAGCGCGCGAGGAGCCGGCCGCTTCAAAGCCGGGACCGCTTGCCCCGGAGTCCGGTGCGGACGCTGCTACGCCGGCTTTGTGGTAGCCAATGAGAAAGTGGCGACCAGGCCTCTAGAACGTGGATGCTTTGACCTCAATCTGCCTGGTTATGAGCCTCACTTGTATTTGTCTCTTTATTGATTGGGATACAGGGCAggacaggcccttcgagccaccggccggcaatccctgatttaatcccagcctaatcacgggacaatttataatcaccaattaacctactaaccggtcttttggactgtgggaggaaaccggagcacccggaggaaacccaggcggtcgcggggagaacgtacacacgCCTTGCGGATGGCACCGGAATCGAACTCCGAAAGTCCCCGAGCTGAAAAAGCGCCGGgcgaactgctatgctaccgtggcaccccgACTGAAGCAACTGACCCGCTGGGTTCCATCGGGCTCTCGAAACCCGCTAAACACCATCACACAAATTAATCCGTGATCTACTAAAATGAATCCCGATTAGTGAAATTCGGAATTTAAATCCAATCGATGCAACAACTATCCACTAAATTCTGACTTTAAATCCAATCGACCCAAACAAATTGATCCAACTCTGGAGAAGAGGCGCTCGACAGTCCCGCGGGTGTAGTCCCTTGGTGGAATGGAGACAGTTTTctggcttttttaaaaacttcaaaaTACCACACGGTAACAGGACATTCCGGCCCAGCGAGCCTGCTGCccgattacacccatgtgaccaattaacctgtccgcctgtagaatatgggaggaaactggagcacccggaggaaacccacgcagtcacggggacaacatacaaactctttacaggcagtggttggaattgaacccgggtcgccagtACTGTAAACCGTCATgttgaccactatgctaccatcccccccccacctctctctcactcttcagTCCACAACGTAGTTACGAACTAATTAATCTAGTAATgaaattgtgggccgaatggccagtcCCGTGCTGTACAGTTCATACTGAGCATTCTACATTGCATTGAAATTGGTTTATCACagtcagtgaaaaacttgtcttgcatgttgttcatgcagatcaattcaataccgtaacaccataagatataggagcagaattagaccatttggcccatcgagtctgctgcaccatttcatcgtggctgatccatttcccccctccgccccaatctcctgccttctccccgtatctcttcatgccctgaccaatcaagaatccatgaacctctgccttaaagacttggacagattcaccactctctggctaaatgcgcttatgccggctggtttagcgagcagagcggcggacacccctgctgaaatctggaggaaaacacacagaggatgcagagggggatcacaaaggcgaggaaagaggaccgggtcaagacaatagagacttatggagaagaggagctcggtgggtaataaaatggacgagttgacgatGCTAggcaggcgtcagagaacatttcgggagtgcagtgttatgtgttttactggggctgcacgaggacatacccgatcaaacttttccatggagggcttccagaccgttcgtgCTGACCGGAAGtacactgagagcagtaagcgtaaaggagttgggggcttactgttctggttaacaatggatggtgcaatcctggtcatattacgatcgaggaacgtgtttgtagaccagatattgaactttttgctgttggactctggccatattccaccgagatacaacactgggcgtcatgggaggttgtccctgcctgtggccatcgaactttgcagctcctcccgtgcagggtcagacaccctgagccagtaggctggtcctggacttatttccatttgGCATAGTTTGCaaattgttgtttgattgtttgtggttttcgtattgctatatttatgctctattcctggttggtgcagctgtaaggaaacccaatttccctcgggatcaataaagtatacctatctatctatctaaagaaattcctcttcgtcTCCCTTCTAAAACaacgctcctctattctgaggctgtgtcctctggtcttacgactcccccaccacaggaaacatcctccccacatccactctatcgaggcctttctccatttgatagttttcaatgaggtcacccctcattcttctgaattccagagccatcaaacgctcttcacatgacaaaAATGCACGGTGCTTTGAGGTAGAACAATGGCAGAATGCAGAACGAGGTTGagatatagacattaagaaagaggatgtgctggaacttttggaaagcatcaagttggataagtctctgggaccggatgagatggaccccaggctactgtgggaggcgagggaggagattgctgagcctctggagatgatctttgcaccatcaatggggacgggagaggttccggaggattggagggttgcagatgttgttcccttattcaagaaaggaagtagagatagcccaggaaattatagaccagtgagtcttaattcagtgctagataagttgatggaaaaagattctgagaggcaggatttatgaacatttggagaggcataatatgataacAGGATAGGTCCAAATCAGCATGgacttacgaaggggaaatcgtgcttgactaaaattctggaattttttgaggatgtaactatgaaaatggtcaagggagagccagtgaatgTGGATGTAGTGtaactggactttcagaaagcctttgataaagtcccagataggaaattagtgggcaaaattagggcacatggtattgggggtagagtactgacatggactgaaaattggctggctgacaggaaacaaagagtagcattttacgggtccctttcggaatggcagatgGTGGGTGACCAGtagggtactgcagggttcagtgctgggaccgcagctgtttacaatataaatgatttagatgaagggattaaaagtaacattagcaaatttgccaatgacacaaagctgggtggcagtgtgaaatgtgaggaagatgttataagaatgcagggtgacgtggacaggctgggtgactgggcggatgcatggcagatgcagtttaatgtggataaatgtgaggttatccactttggtggtaagaacaggaaggcagattattatctgaatggagtcaagttaggaaaaggggaaatacaatgagatctaggtgttcttgtacatcagtcactgaaagcatgcatgcaggtacagtaggcagtgaagaaagctaatggcatgctggccttcttatcaaggggaattgagtataggagcaaagaggtccttctgcagctgtacagggccctggtgagaccacacctggagtattgtgtgcagttttggtctccaaatttgaggaaggacattcttgctattgagagagtgcagcgtaggttcacaaggttaattcccgggatggtgggactgtcatatgttgaaagattggagcgactaggcttgtatacactggaatttagaaggatgagaggggatctgattgaaacatgtaagattattaagggactggacatgctggaggcaggaagcatgttcccgctgatgggtgagtccagaaccagaagccacagtttaagaataaggggtcggccatttagaacggagttgaggaaaaactttttcacccagagagtggtggatatgtggaatgctctgccccagaaggcagtggaggccaagtctctggatactttcaagaaagagatggatagagctcttaaagatagcagaatcaaaggttatggggataaggcaggaactggatactgattgtggatgatcagccatgatcacagtgaatggcggtgctggctcaaagggccgaatggcctactcctgcacctattgtctattaggaatagtcagcatggctttgtcaaaggcaggtcgtgctttacaagcctgattgaattttctgaggatgtgactgaatacattgatgaaggtagagtagtagatgtggtgtatatggatttcagcaaggcatttgataaagtatcccattcaaggcttattgagaaattaaggaggcatgggatccaagggaaccttgctttctggatccagaattggcttgcccacagaaggttgtagatgggtcatattctgcatggaggtcggcgaCCACTGGATgccaaggttggaggtgttgtggatagtgtgaagggctgtcagaggttacagcgggacattgataggatgcaaaactgggctgagaagtggcagatgtagttcaacccagatacgtgtgaggtggttcattttggtaggtcaaatatgatggtagaatatagtattaatggcaagacacttggcagtgtggaggatcagagggatctttgggtccaagtccataggacactcaaagctgctacacgggttgactctgtggttaagaaagcatacggtgcattggccttcatcaaccgtgggattaagtttaagagccgagaggtaatgttgcagctatataggaccctggtcagacgccacttggagtactgtgctcat
The DNA window shown above is from Mobula hypostoma chromosome 30, sMobHyp1.1, whole genome shotgun sequence and carries:
- the c30h11orf68 gene encoding UPF0696 protein C11orf68 homolog — its product is MSDHEEEEEGDAAGEPREAVDYAAESMAADMDPWVVFDGRKTPRAEFDDWLDSNRPSRTFRYGAPGLGGEPVGWIAVYGPTCSPPAEQGDAEGLQEDWERLLSSGRPVTFETVSELALNRRVLSGKWLMHLDTGFKVDQAWGRIARAVLDGKLPAAKVSPFCPSSGAKHVICIPGDDFTDLAQVVSLDSAIRSLGIKCPLSFKPDAYTYLGLYRGNRWKLSPTVYESHFDLECIPRRSRIICKVTMRELT